The following proteins are co-located in the Vespa velutina chromosome 20, iVesVel2.1, whole genome shotgun sequence genome:
- the LOC124955996 gene encoding icarapin-like, whose product MKLFFNIYIVVTCFLAFSYAFPAFDTSEESNEKKNVDTVLVLPGSEMDMFGRPHIPGLSDSSDSDESWSLFRPSTVNFDYLRQSLQDLMNRLRNQMANIASSFPLNTGFVTRWNKIPEGANTTSTTKIINGHVVTINETIYSDGNDTEGTVIRVRVIDVKPQNGTMILPENENGTIIPTSTVIPTENGNKTENGTTPQRSVETVEEFDNEIPNQGDVLNA is encoded by the exons CGTTCGACACGTCTGAAGAAagcaacgagaaaaaaaatgtcgatacGGTGCTCGTTCTTCCCGGATCCGAGATGGACATGTTCGGCAGGCCACATATTCCTGGATTATCCGATTCTTCCGATTCCGACGAATCGTGGTCTTTATTTAGGCCAAGCACCGTTAATTTCGATTATCTAAGACAATCATTGCAAG ATCTGATGAATCGACTTAGAAATCAAATGGCCAATATTGCGTCAAGTTTCCCGTTAAATACTGGATTTGTAACACGTTGGAACAAAATTCCTGAAGGAGCAaatactacttctactaccaaa ATCATCAATGGGCACGTCGTGACGATCAACGAAACGATTTACAGCGATGGTAACGACACCGAAGGAACGGTCATTCGTGTACGTGTCATCGACGTTAAACCTCAAAACGGAACGATGATTCTTCCAGAAAACGAAAATGGAACGATAATTCCAACGTCTACGGTTATTCCTACGGAAAATGGTAACAAGACGGAAAATGGTACGACGCCACAACGAAGCGTTGAAACCGTAGAGGAGTTCGATAACGAGATACCTAATCAGGGAGACGTCTTGAATGcttaa
- the LOC124955975 gene encoding PDZ domain-containing protein 8 isoform X2, whose product MFYDDILMKYIVTSNQVAATITFVCGIICTLILEFYFFKRYLETGPLAKPPEKTMKHGQAQLPQELLDKMQDEKTNLNSNIVRQSIYQGNENLAINLTLQFLFNELRDAERVRLWLYRKLNNEFKELLTQSTTGKLLDSVKLRDLNLGTQFPTIKGLEVADSKIDADTGLLESLDLSLDLHYSGNFQMSIDVKMLLGKTAYMALQVKRVTGRARLQFTRVPYTHWSLSFYSDPILELEVQSQFQGRQLQPQIISLITGQIRRAVRRKHTLPRYKMRYKPFFRRLNDEVIDLSEVAGLQINPGCLEVTLLEVSRLNVGPNMANAEDVSQIEVHCTMSIDSTPWVHLTQYNGVTYMILDLIISKTSSQQLGVVFKQELVPEIGQVCVLVETIVSASPAAIAEMRKGDILIAVDGKKVNNMNQVAKLVKSAVQRRFIIRVERKYLKVDTEKQACIIKSDSEIRSGMEKISEWKKFDAVKGDGTTIDDISKVKFEGPMKFLEPKDTDGESVTDRSEFSSRLFRRRRSSSTHISEETTQQMPETPSRRISTASSQSTTSGNIQFYSIDDNNVTNLSDLYYTTKEKGYASLITFEETRNFQIDSEQQYLNIGVWGRVKSNEYTPKLLGYINAPIKLIVAQCAKSSTGHYLKCHPLLPPESASLATSSNKLQGYSGFDPTLCFGDILMSYMWESSVPNSHITSESVKKDNVEAIIRAHPIQNEEVAERKVHDFIRTHFHRATHCDFCTKKIWLKDAIQCRDCGMVCHKKCELRCQASGICGSEATLATLALEADEIEPVAIVGESSPEISLTGCEDNVQSSLVGGLGISPELLEGAEPSVAAPLVAGDLDDGLMSRAKDTGKFLYKYYEPLERVEKINDMIGKLKTALDAETTSRLELSQSGENDSIKLIAQSDLRVQALSVLLLHYCAGLQHAQEALEKAKNEN is encoded by the exons ATGTTCTACGACgacattttaatgaaatacatCGTAACGTCGAACCAAGTGGCAG CTACAATAACGTTTGTCTGCGGTATAATATGTACGCTTATACTGGAGTTTTACTTCTTCAAGAGATATCTGGAAACAGGACCTTTGGCAAAGCCACcagaaaaaacaatgaaacatGGACAAGCTCAGCTACCTCAGGAATTACTTGATAAAATGCAAGATGAAAAAACGAATCTTAATAGCAATATCGTTCGACAAAGTATTTATcaaggaaatgaaaatttggCAATAAATCTTACTttgcaatttcttttcaacgaaTTGCGAGACGCGGAACGCGTTCGTCTCTGGCTCTATAGAAAATTGAACAATGAATTCAAAGAGCTCTTAACGCAATCGACTACTGGAAAATTACTTGATAGCGTAAAG TTAAGAGATTTGAATCTGGGCACACAATTTCCAACGATAAAGGGCTTGGAAGTAGCCGATTCTAAGATAGACGCTGATACTGGATTATTGGAATCATTGGATTTATCCCTCGATTTACATTATTCGggaaattttcaaatgtcaATAGACGTTAAAATGTTGTTGGGAAAAACGGCGTACATGGCTTTACAAG TGAAACGTGTTACTGGCCGAGCAAGATTGCAATTCACACGCGTACCATATACGCATTGGTCTTTAAGCTTCTATTCGGATCCCATTTTGGAATTGGAAGTGCAATCCCAATTCCAAGGTCGCCAATTGCAACcgcaaataatatcattaattactGGACAAATAAGAAGGGCCGTACGTCGGAAACATACGTTACCAAGATACAAGATGCGTTATAAACCGTTCTTTCGCAGATTAAACGATGAAGTTATCGACCTATCAGAA GTTGCCGGTCTGCAGATCAATCCAGGATGCTTGGAAGTTACGTTATTAGAAGTTAGTCGATTAAACGTTGGACCTAACATGGCTAATGCAGAAGACGTCTCTCAAATAGAGGTGCATTGCACGATGAGCATAGACTCAACGCCTTGGGTACATTTAACGCAATACAATGGAGTAACGTACATGatattagatttaattattagtaAAACTAGTTCGCAGCAGCTTGGTGTAGTATTTAAACAAGAGCTTGTTCCTGAAATTGGTCAAGTATGCGTACTCGTTGAAACTATAGTATCCGCAAGTCCGGCTGCCATAGCCGAGATGAGAAAAGGTGACATTTTAATAGCCGTCGATGGTAAAAAGGTAAACAATATGAATCAAGTCGCAAAACTTGTTAAAAGTGCTGTACAGAGGCGTTTCATTATTAGAGTCGAGAGGAAATATCTCAAGGTAGATACGGAGAAACAAGcttgtattattaaatctgACAGTGAGATAAGGTCTGGGATGGAAAAAATTTCagaatggaaaaaatttgATGCGGTAAAAGGAGATGGTACTACGATCGATGATATCAGTAAAGTGAAATTCGAAGgtccaatgaaatttttagaaCCAAAAGATACGGACGGCGAGAGTGTAACAGATAGGTCTGAATTTTCTAGTAGATTGttcagaagaagaaggagtagTAGCACGCATATTTCCGAGGAAACGACTCAGCAAATGCCTGAAACACCGTCGAGAAGAATTTCAACGGCTTCGAGTCAATCGACAACATCCGGCAACATTCAGTTTTACTCtatcgacgataataatgtcaCTAATTTGTCTGATTTGTATTACACCACGAAGGAAAAGGGATATGCCTCTTTGATCACTTTCGAGGAAACTAGAAATTTCCAGATAGACTCGGAACAGCAGTATTTAAATATAGGTGTATGGGGCCGCGTTAAATCTAACGAATATACTCCTAAATTATTAGGATACATTAATGCCCCTATAAAATTGATCGTAGCGCAGTGTGCTAAGTCGTCGACAGGTCATTATCTTAAATGTCATCCACTGTTGCCACCGGAAAGTG ctTCTTTAGCGACGTCCAGTAATAAATTACAAGGGTACTCTGGTTTTGATCCTACTCTATGCTTCGGGGACATTTTAATGTCGTATATGTGGGAAAGCAGTGTGCCAAATAGCCATATCACGAGCGAATCTGTAAAAAAGGATAATGTAGAAGCTATTATTAGAGCTCACCCGATTCAGAATGAAGAGGTAGCTGAAAGGAAAGTACATGATTTCATTAGGACGCACTTTCACAGAGCGACTCACTGCGATTTTTGCACGAAAAAG ATTTGGTTAAAGGATGCGATACAATGCAGGGACTGCGGTATGGTATGTCATAAAAAATGTGAGCTTCGTTGTCAAGCATCAGGGATATGTGGCTCGGAAGCCACATTAGCCACGCTGGCATTAGAAGCCGATGAAATAGAGCCCGTCGCTATTGTCGGCGAGTCTAGTCCGGAGATATCTCTTACCGGTTGTGAAGATAATGTTCAG AGTTCATTGGTTGGAGGTTTGGGTATAAGTCCTGAACTTTTGGAAGGTGCTGAACCAAGCGTGGCAGCTCCACTTGTCGCAGGAGATTTGGACGATGGCCTTATGTCTAGAGCCAAAGATACTGGAAAATTCTTATACAAGTATTACGAGCCATTGGAACGTGTCGAGAAGATCAATGACATG ATAGGAAAACTAAAAACTGCCCTGGATGCTGAAACTACCTCAAGATTAGAATTATCTCAAAGCGGAGAGAACGatagtataaaattaattgcacAGAGCGATTTACGAGTGCAGGCCTTGAGTGTCTTACTTCTTCATTACTGTGCTGGCTTGCAGCACGCGCAAGAGGCATTAGAGAAAGCTAAAAACGAAAATTGA
- the LOC124955975 gene encoding PDZ domain-containing protein 8 isoform X3, with translation MFYDDILMKYIVTSNQVAATITFVCGIICTLILEFYFFKRYLETGPLAKPPEKTMKHGQAQLPQELLDKMQDEKTNLNSNIVRQSIYQGNENLAINLTLQFLFNELRDAERVRLWLYRKLNNEFKELLTQSTTGKLLDSVKLRDLNLGTQFPTIKGLEVADSKIDADTGLLESLDLSLDLHYSGNFQMSIDVKMLLGKTAYMALQVKRVTGRARLQFTRVPYTHWSLSFYSDPILELEVQSQFQGRQLQPQIISLITGQIRRAVRRKHTLPRYKMRYKPFFRRLNDEVIDLSEVAGLQINPGCLEVTLLEVSRLNVGPNMANAEDVSQIEVHCTMSIDSTPWVHLTQYNGVTYMILDLIISKTSSQQLGVVFKQELVPEIGQVCVLVETIVSASPAAIAEMRKGDILIAVDGKKVNNMNQVAKLVKSAVQRRFIIRVERKYLKVDTEKQACIIKSDSEIRSGMEKISEWKKFDAVKGDGTTIDDISKVKFEGPMKFLEPKDTDGESVTDRSEFSSRLFRRRRSSSTHISEETTQQMPETPSRRISTASSQSTTSGNIQFYSIDDNNVTNLSDLYYTTKEKGYASLITFEETRNFQIDSEQQYLNIGVWGRVKSNEYTPKLLGYINAPIKLIVAQCAKSSTGHYLKCHPLLPPESASLATSSNKLQGYSGFDPTLCFGDILMSYMWESSVPNSHITSESVKKDNVEAIIRAHPIQNEEVAERKVHDFIRTHFHRATHCDFCTKKIWLKDAIQCRDCGMVCHKKCELRCQASGICGSEATLATLALEADEIEPVAIVGESSPEISLTGCEDNVQGASMMAMKASIANTLLGLKKAGSTSCLAPPTSGIGLASRSLPPSPCASRKGQDSSDDL, from the exons ATGTTCTACGACgacattttaatgaaatacatCGTAACGTCGAACCAAGTGGCAG CTACAATAACGTTTGTCTGCGGTATAATATGTACGCTTATACTGGAGTTTTACTTCTTCAAGAGATATCTGGAAACAGGACCTTTGGCAAAGCCACcagaaaaaacaatgaaacatGGACAAGCTCAGCTACCTCAGGAATTACTTGATAAAATGCAAGATGAAAAAACGAATCTTAATAGCAATATCGTTCGACAAAGTATTTATcaaggaaatgaaaatttggCAATAAATCTTACTttgcaatttcttttcaacgaaTTGCGAGACGCGGAACGCGTTCGTCTCTGGCTCTATAGAAAATTGAACAATGAATTCAAAGAGCTCTTAACGCAATCGACTACTGGAAAATTACTTGATAGCGTAAAG TTAAGAGATTTGAATCTGGGCACACAATTTCCAACGATAAAGGGCTTGGAAGTAGCCGATTCTAAGATAGACGCTGATACTGGATTATTGGAATCATTGGATTTATCCCTCGATTTACATTATTCGggaaattttcaaatgtcaATAGACGTTAAAATGTTGTTGGGAAAAACGGCGTACATGGCTTTACAAG TGAAACGTGTTACTGGCCGAGCAAGATTGCAATTCACACGCGTACCATATACGCATTGGTCTTTAAGCTTCTATTCGGATCCCATTTTGGAATTGGAAGTGCAATCCCAATTCCAAGGTCGCCAATTGCAACcgcaaataatatcattaattactGGACAAATAAGAAGGGCCGTACGTCGGAAACATACGTTACCAAGATACAAGATGCGTTATAAACCGTTCTTTCGCAGATTAAACGATGAAGTTATCGACCTATCAGAA GTTGCCGGTCTGCAGATCAATCCAGGATGCTTGGAAGTTACGTTATTAGAAGTTAGTCGATTAAACGTTGGACCTAACATGGCTAATGCAGAAGACGTCTCTCAAATAGAGGTGCATTGCACGATGAGCATAGACTCAACGCCTTGGGTACATTTAACGCAATACAATGGAGTAACGTACATGatattagatttaattattagtaAAACTAGTTCGCAGCAGCTTGGTGTAGTATTTAAACAAGAGCTTGTTCCTGAAATTGGTCAAGTATGCGTACTCGTTGAAACTATAGTATCCGCAAGTCCGGCTGCCATAGCCGAGATGAGAAAAGGTGACATTTTAATAGCCGTCGATGGTAAAAAGGTAAACAATATGAATCAAGTCGCAAAACTTGTTAAAAGTGCTGTACAGAGGCGTTTCATTATTAGAGTCGAGAGGAAATATCTCAAGGTAGATACGGAGAAACAAGcttgtattattaaatctgACAGTGAGATAAGGTCTGGGATGGAAAAAATTTCagaatggaaaaaatttgATGCGGTAAAAGGAGATGGTACTACGATCGATGATATCAGTAAAGTGAAATTCGAAGgtccaatgaaatttttagaaCCAAAAGATACGGACGGCGAGAGTGTAACAGATAGGTCTGAATTTTCTAGTAGATTGttcagaagaagaaggagtagTAGCACGCATATTTCCGAGGAAACGACTCAGCAAATGCCTGAAACACCGTCGAGAAGAATTTCAACGGCTTCGAGTCAATCGACAACATCCGGCAACATTCAGTTTTACTCtatcgacgataataatgtcaCTAATTTGTCTGATTTGTATTACACCACGAAGGAAAAGGGATATGCCTCTTTGATCACTTTCGAGGAAACTAGAAATTTCCAGATAGACTCGGAACAGCAGTATTTAAATATAGGTGTATGGGGCCGCGTTAAATCTAACGAATATACTCCTAAATTATTAGGATACATTAATGCCCCTATAAAATTGATCGTAGCGCAGTGTGCTAAGTCGTCGACAGGTCATTATCTTAAATGTCATCCACTGTTGCCACCGGAAAGTG ctTCTTTAGCGACGTCCAGTAATAAATTACAAGGGTACTCTGGTTTTGATCCTACTCTATGCTTCGGGGACATTTTAATGTCGTATATGTGGGAAAGCAGTGTGCCAAATAGCCATATCACGAGCGAATCTGTAAAAAAGGATAATGTAGAAGCTATTATTAGAGCTCACCCGATTCAGAATGAAGAGGTAGCTGAAAGGAAAGTACATGATTTCATTAGGACGCACTTTCACAGAGCGACTCACTGCGATTTTTGCACGAAAAAG ATTTGGTTAAAGGATGCGATACAATGCAGGGACTGCGGTATGGTATGTCATAAAAAATGTGAGCTTCGTTGTCAAGCATCAGGGATATGTGGCTCGGAAGCCACATTAGCCACGCTGGCATTAGAAGCCGATGAAATAGAGCCCGTCGCTATTGTCGGCGAGTCTAGTCCGGAGATATCTCTTACCGGTTGTGAAGATAATGTTCAG GGTGCAAGTATGATGGCCATGAAGGCTAGTATAGCTAACACACTCTTGGGCCTCAAGAAGGCTGGAAGTACCAGTTGTCTGGCTCCACCAACTTCCGGTATTGGTCTGGCATCTAGAAGTCTTCCCCCAAGTCCCTGTGCATCCCGCAAG GGTCAAGACAGCTCCGATGacctttaa
- the LOC124955975 gene encoding PDZ domain-containing protein 8 isoform X1 translates to MFYDDILMKYIVTSNQVAATITFVCGIICTLILEFYFFKRYLETGPLAKPPEKTMKHGQAQLPQELLDKMQDEKTNLNSNIVRQSIYQGNENLAINLTLQFLFNELRDAERVRLWLYRKLNNEFKELLTQSTTGKLLDSVKLRDLNLGTQFPTIKGLEVADSKIDADTGLLESLDLSLDLHYSGNFQMSIDVKMLLGKTAYMALQVKRVTGRARLQFTRVPYTHWSLSFYSDPILELEVQSQFQGRQLQPQIISLITGQIRRAVRRKHTLPRYKMRYKPFFRRLNDEVIDLSEVAGLQINPGCLEVTLLEVSRLNVGPNMANAEDVSQIEVHCTMSIDSTPWVHLTQYNGVTYMILDLIISKTSSQQLGVVFKQELVPEIGQVCVLVETIVSASPAAIAEMRKGDILIAVDGKKVNNMNQVAKLVKSAVQRRFIIRVERKYLKVDTEKQACIIKSDSEIRSGMEKISEWKKFDAVKGDGTTIDDISKVKFEGPMKFLEPKDTDGESVTDRSEFSSRLFRRRRSSSTHISEETTQQMPETPSRRISTASSQSTTSGNIQFYSIDDNNVTNLSDLYYTTKEKGYASLITFEETRNFQIDSEQQYLNIGVWGRVKSNEYTPKLLGYINAPIKLIVAQCAKSSTGHYLKCHPLLPPESASLATSSNKLQGYSGFDPTLCFGDILMSYMWESSVPNSHITSESVKKDNVEAIIRAHPIQNEEVAERKVHDFIRTHFHRATHCDFCTKKIWLKDAIQCRDCGMVCHKKCELRCQASGICGSEATLATLALEADEIEPVAIVGESSPEISLTGCEDNVQGASMMAMKASIANTLLGLKKAGSTSCLAPPTSGIGLASRSLPPSPCASRKSSLVGGLGISPELLEGAEPSVAAPLVAGDLDDGLMSRAKDTGKFLYKYYEPLERVEKINDMIGKLKTALDAETTSRLELSQSGENDSIKLIAQSDLRVQALSVLLLHYCAGLQHAQEALEKAKNEN, encoded by the exons ATGTTCTACGACgacattttaatgaaatacatCGTAACGTCGAACCAAGTGGCAG CTACAATAACGTTTGTCTGCGGTATAATATGTACGCTTATACTGGAGTTTTACTTCTTCAAGAGATATCTGGAAACAGGACCTTTGGCAAAGCCACcagaaaaaacaatgaaacatGGACAAGCTCAGCTACCTCAGGAATTACTTGATAAAATGCAAGATGAAAAAACGAATCTTAATAGCAATATCGTTCGACAAAGTATTTATcaaggaaatgaaaatttggCAATAAATCTTACTttgcaatttcttttcaacgaaTTGCGAGACGCGGAACGCGTTCGTCTCTGGCTCTATAGAAAATTGAACAATGAATTCAAAGAGCTCTTAACGCAATCGACTACTGGAAAATTACTTGATAGCGTAAAG TTAAGAGATTTGAATCTGGGCACACAATTTCCAACGATAAAGGGCTTGGAAGTAGCCGATTCTAAGATAGACGCTGATACTGGATTATTGGAATCATTGGATTTATCCCTCGATTTACATTATTCGggaaattttcaaatgtcaATAGACGTTAAAATGTTGTTGGGAAAAACGGCGTACATGGCTTTACAAG TGAAACGTGTTACTGGCCGAGCAAGATTGCAATTCACACGCGTACCATATACGCATTGGTCTTTAAGCTTCTATTCGGATCCCATTTTGGAATTGGAAGTGCAATCCCAATTCCAAGGTCGCCAATTGCAACcgcaaataatatcattaattactGGACAAATAAGAAGGGCCGTACGTCGGAAACATACGTTACCAAGATACAAGATGCGTTATAAACCGTTCTTTCGCAGATTAAACGATGAAGTTATCGACCTATCAGAA GTTGCCGGTCTGCAGATCAATCCAGGATGCTTGGAAGTTACGTTATTAGAAGTTAGTCGATTAAACGTTGGACCTAACATGGCTAATGCAGAAGACGTCTCTCAAATAGAGGTGCATTGCACGATGAGCATAGACTCAACGCCTTGGGTACATTTAACGCAATACAATGGAGTAACGTACATGatattagatttaattattagtaAAACTAGTTCGCAGCAGCTTGGTGTAGTATTTAAACAAGAGCTTGTTCCTGAAATTGGTCAAGTATGCGTACTCGTTGAAACTATAGTATCCGCAAGTCCGGCTGCCATAGCCGAGATGAGAAAAGGTGACATTTTAATAGCCGTCGATGGTAAAAAGGTAAACAATATGAATCAAGTCGCAAAACTTGTTAAAAGTGCTGTACAGAGGCGTTTCATTATTAGAGTCGAGAGGAAATATCTCAAGGTAGATACGGAGAAACAAGcttgtattattaaatctgACAGTGAGATAAGGTCTGGGATGGAAAAAATTTCagaatggaaaaaatttgATGCGGTAAAAGGAGATGGTACTACGATCGATGATATCAGTAAAGTGAAATTCGAAGgtccaatgaaatttttagaaCCAAAAGATACGGACGGCGAGAGTGTAACAGATAGGTCTGAATTTTCTAGTAGATTGttcagaagaagaaggagtagTAGCACGCATATTTCCGAGGAAACGACTCAGCAAATGCCTGAAACACCGTCGAGAAGAATTTCAACGGCTTCGAGTCAATCGACAACATCCGGCAACATTCAGTTTTACTCtatcgacgataataatgtcaCTAATTTGTCTGATTTGTATTACACCACGAAGGAAAAGGGATATGCCTCTTTGATCACTTTCGAGGAAACTAGAAATTTCCAGATAGACTCGGAACAGCAGTATTTAAATATAGGTGTATGGGGCCGCGTTAAATCTAACGAATATACTCCTAAATTATTAGGATACATTAATGCCCCTATAAAATTGATCGTAGCGCAGTGTGCTAAGTCGTCGACAGGTCATTATCTTAAATGTCATCCACTGTTGCCACCGGAAAGTG ctTCTTTAGCGACGTCCAGTAATAAATTACAAGGGTACTCTGGTTTTGATCCTACTCTATGCTTCGGGGACATTTTAATGTCGTATATGTGGGAAAGCAGTGTGCCAAATAGCCATATCACGAGCGAATCTGTAAAAAAGGATAATGTAGAAGCTATTATTAGAGCTCACCCGATTCAGAATGAAGAGGTAGCTGAAAGGAAAGTACATGATTTCATTAGGACGCACTTTCACAGAGCGACTCACTGCGATTTTTGCACGAAAAAG ATTTGGTTAAAGGATGCGATACAATGCAGGGACTGCGGTATGGTATGTCATAAAAAATGTGAGCTTCGTTGTCAAGCATCAGGGATATGTGGCTCGGAAGCCACATTAGCCACGCTGGCATTAGAAGCCGATGAAATAGAGCCCGTCGCTATTGTCGGCGAGTCTAGTCCGGAGATATCTCTTACCGGTTGTGAAGATAATGTTCAG GGTGCAAGTATGATGGCCATGAAGGCTAGTATAGCTAACACACTCTTGGGCCTCAAGAAGGCTGGAAGTACCAGTTGTCTGGCTCCACCAACTTCCGGTATTGGTCTGGCATCTAGAAGTCTTCCCCCAAGTCCCTGTGCATCCCGCAAG AGTTCATTGGTTGGAGGTTTGGGTATAAGTCCTGAACTTTTGGAAGGTGCTGAACCAAGCGTGGCAGCTCCACTTGTCGCAGGAGATTTGGACGATGGCCTTATGTCTAGAGCCAAAGATACTGGAAAATTCTTATACAAGTATTACGAGCCATTGGAACGTGTCGAGAAGATCAATGACATG ATAGGAAAACTAAAAACTGCCCTGGATGCTGAAACTACCTCAAGATTAGAATTATCTCAAAGCGGAGAGAACGatagtataaaattaattgcacAGAGCGATTTACGAGTGCAGGCCTTGAGTGTCTTACTTCTTCATTACTGTGCTGGCTTGCAGCACGCGCAAGAGGCATTAGAGAAAGCTAAAAACGAAAATTGA